The DNA window TTATATTTATTTGATGTTTATTATAATCAGAATGATCAATTTTATTTATTGTTAGCTTTTATATACACATTAGAATACCAGTATAAAGTAGCTACTAAAACAAACTCAAATGCTATAATCCAAAAGCTAGGAGTTGTAAAAAAACTATAATGATTTCCACCATTTGGAATTTCAAATAATGGTACTGTTATTAAAGCATCTAAAGCAACACTCGTTAACAGCATTGTTTGTCCAACTTTAATTCCATGAGTTTGTTTGTCTTTTTTGTAGTAGTGTTTGCAACCGTACCAAACAAGTGGCATTACAACTATAAAAAGCGTAATGTTTGCTTGTGTAATTGAATCTTCTAAAATTGAAACATAGAAGGAAATCGCATATAGAAGAACAGCTATTATCCAAATCACTATGCCTGTTAAAATTGCACGTTTAATTTTCATGTCTGTATAAGTTTTTAATTATAAGACAAATGTATTGCAGCTCTCAAGGAAGAACTTATTTGAAAAGAATTATGATTTGTTCGAAAAGGAGCTTACTTGATTTGACTAGGCCGATAACCAAACTTTTTTTCAAAGGCATTTGAAAAGGAACTAAGGCTTTCATAACCTACATGCCATGCGGCTTCTTGAACTGTAGATTCTTGATTTCGAATCATTTTATGAGCCAAAGTAAGTCGCTCATTTTGAAGGTATTTAAAAACGGGAACACCAAATAGTTCCTTGAAATTCTTTTTTAATTTGAAAGTGTTCAAACCGATTTGTCTAGAAATTTCACTAAGAGAAGGAGGGTTATCAATGTTTTTGAGTAAAATATCTCTTGCCAGATTTAATTTCTCACGTTCAGGCGATTTTATTTTTTCTGTTTTTAAACTTGCTAATTCCCCAAAAAAGTGAGACAAAAGTGTTGTTATCTGACTTCTAAAAAACATCATTTTAGTCTTGCCTTCATACTTAATATTGAATAACGAATCAATAATAGATTGCATTTCTGGAGTCATTATGAAACTAGGACCTTCAACGTAATGATCTGAAGGATTCATTAATTGGTTAAGCATTTCTCCAAACAATTCACCTTCATGATTAGGTAGTTGATCTATTGTAGCTGTTGAGGTTGCTATTACAATGCATTCTAATGGTTTTGTGGAAGATACTGAATGTATAAATTCTACATTTTCATCAGCATAAAATGATAGTGCTAAACCTTTAGTGTAGTTAAATGCTTTCTTTTTATTTCCGAATTGGACTGTTAAATCAACATTTCCAGATCCATAAAAAGCTACAGCAATTATTGGTTCATCAAAAAAACATGAATCAATAGTCAGTTGATTGACTTTAGCTTCTTCAACTAAAATGGTAAAATCATTTATATCAATAATATCTCTTGTCATATTTTAGTATGAATACATCATAGTTCTTTAAAACTACAAATTATTTGTGTTTTTGCGAAAGAGATATCGTAAATAGGATTTAATTTTCATTTAAATAACTCCTCAAGAACATGTGTTTTTTATAAAATGAATACTTTTTTCTACCACAAGATTTAAGGTTTCTGGAAGCTTATCTTTTTCCCATGGATGAGAGGCATCAAAAACATGGTTTGAGTTTTCAATTTTGAAAAGTTTGCTATTAGAATTCCATGAATGTAGATTTTCAGCCTCCATATATTTAACTGAAGGATCCTCTACTGCATGAATAATTAAAAATGGGATATTCAATTTTCTTGTTGCATTTTGGATGTTAAGACGTTTTTGGTTGGCTTCATAATCTTCAAAAAATTGATAGTTATGAGGCATTTGTTGTTTTGTTCTGCCATTTAAAACATACTTTACACCATTTTTATACCATTCGTTTTTCTCATCATTTGAGCCAAAACGTGATTCATAATCACTTACACTAGCCCAAGTGATTAGTTTTGTAATTCTTTTATCTTCTGAAGCTTTTATAATGGAAATTCCACCACCTCTAGAATGACCTATAAGCGTAATATTTGTGATATCAATCTCATTTTTAAACTGAAAGTTTTCAGAAAGAATAAAATTGAGCACATCCTCTAAATCAGTAAGTTCTTTAGTGTAGTTGTTTTCGGCAAACGCTTCTAAATCTGGAAAATCTATTGGGTCTTCAATGGTTCCTCCATTGTGTGAAAAATTAAACTTAATAAAAAAAAGGTTCTGATTACTAAAGGCTTCAGCTACCATATTCCAACTTCCCCAATCTTTAAAGCCTTTGTAGCCATGACAAAAGATAACGAGAGGTTTTTTTTCTCTATCAGATTTGAAAAAGGCATCCCAAACAATAGATTTGTTATTTACTCGACAACGAATTTGATTTTTTATAACGGTTATCAAACGTCTTTCTCTATAAAATTAATATTAGGGTCACAGATTTCGGAGATGAGTTTTTTTAATTCTATTTCAAAGGCAATTAATGTTTCTTCAGTTATTATGTTGTCTTTAGTTCTTGTGCCTTTGGATGCTTTTTTTCCGAATTTGATAAAACCTGAACTTAATTTTTTAAATGATATAATACCTGCTTCAACTGGTAAAACAATCTTTTTCTGTTTATACATCATATAAGCATACATTAATATTTGAAAACTTTTACTGTATTTATCATAATCTGAGCTAATGTCTTCCCAATTTACAATTTCGACTTTGTTTTGTTCTACGCGTCCGCTTTTATAATCAATAATTCTTGTGATACCATTATAGATATCTACACGATCGACTTTACCAGTTAAAATAATTGGAAATTCTAAGCCATCAATGTCTATTGGTACTTCATTTTTGGTTTCAATAGCTAAGATTTTAATTGTATTTCCTTCTTTTATGTCTTTACTTTCAAGTTTTAAGAAATTCAATATATAGTGTTTGGCTATTTTATAAATAATAAGATTTTTACCTTTAGTGATATCACCTTGTTTGTATTCTGTTTTAAAATGGTGACTTACTGTATCGTCTATTTTTGACACCATTTCGGAAATAATTTCTAGTGTTAAGATTTGCCCTTCAATTGGTTTATAGAAGTCTTCTAAAGTATTATGAATTATTGTTCCTAGAGTATTTAAAGCAACACTTTCTTCAACATCTTCATATTGCTTTATTCCTAGTATTTTTTCATAATAAAATGCAAGAGGATTCCTTATGTAATTTGTAAGAGCTGATGGTGAAAATCCGGATTTTGAATAGCGTTTCAATTCGTCAATAATTTCAGACGATTTTGATATCTCAATAAGATTACATTCTGTTATTGGTACTTTTGGCGAGACTAAATTGTGCTTAATGTTATGCGTTTTATCAATTTCTAATTGTGTAATAAACCGACTTTTTTCGCCTCCATTTAAAACATCTGGTTCTGTATTATAAATGATGTGTATGTCTTTTGCTCGTTGTAGCAATCTATAAAAATGATAAGTGTACACTGCATCTTTTTCTTTATAAGTTGGCATACTGTTTTCAAGCTTTACATCAAAAGGAATAAACGAACTGTTACTTTTACCTGCTGGTAGGATCCCTTCATTTACTGATGTAAGAATAACAGTTTCAAAATCAAGAACTCTTGATTCTAACATACCCATAATTTGTAAACCTTTTAGAGGTTCACCTTTAAAATCTAAGGTTTCGTTCTTTAAAATCTCTTTATATAGCCCAAAAAGTACTGAAATGTTGTTTATATATGAATAGGTGTTATTTAATGTATTTAGCTCATTAAAAACAACATTAAAGCGGTATAAGTATTCTAAAGCTAATAAATTGTTTTGCTTGTTTTGGTCCAATACATTTTTTAATTCTAATATTAATTTAGCACATTGTTCTAATGCTATTTTAGAATTGTTTTGCCATGTCTCAAACAGCAATTTTATTATTTCTGACTTGGTGCCAGCGAGGGTTTTTAAATGATCAATAGTTAAATAACTAATATTGTTTTGTTGAATTTCACTATTAATGTAATCTGAAATATTATCATTTTCTGTATTGAAAAGGGGTTTAATAAATTGATTAGATAAAATTGTAATAACATCTTTATGGTAAAATTTAGTAGTGCTTGATTTATGTAACCTGAATAGGCTTTCAAATAGTGAAGCCATTGGAATACTACTTAAAGGTAAACCCATTGTGATGTTTATAGGCCCAATGTTTTTAGGAATAGAATTTAGTAATGGAATAAGTAAAGATTCATCTCCTAATACAATTGCTGTATTTTCTAAAGTAGCATTTTGTTGTTTTAAATCAGATAATAATTCACCAACATATTTGATTTGACCAATGTTTTTGGGTGCACCAATACAGTTTATTTTTTTTTCTGAATTATAATAATTCGATAACCAATTAAAGTCCTCATTATTAAAATAATGCCATTGTGATTTGTGAGCTCTAATAAATAAGCCTGCATCATGTATTTGATCCTTTACAAAGCTAGCGTCAATGTCCCAATATATACTAGCTATGTTTTGTTGAAGAAGTTCTTGTATAATTATTTCTTCCGCTTTGTTAAGTGCATTAAAACCAATAAATACATATGTTTCATTGTCTTGCGTATCTATAAACTGTTCAAGATTTTCAATAGCTTCTTTATATACAAGTCCTTGATATCCCTTTTTATTTTTAATAAGTTGATTGCTGAATTCTGTATAAAATAATTTTAAACGATTCCAGAATGAGAGGTAATTTTTTACATAAGGGGTTTGGTTTTCTTCAAGAGACCAGTGTTGATGTTCAATCTCCTTAATAGCATTCAAGTAATCAAAGATGTGATTTGGAGAAACTAGGTAACGATCAATTTCATTAAAATCTTGTAGAAGCATTTGAGCCCATTTTGAAAACGTATCAAAGGGTTCAATTTGATCTTTTGGTGTGTGTGATAAGTATACTTTATAAAACTCAAACAGTAACTCTGTATTGTTAGCGTATTTGAGATCAGAAAGGGTTTCTATAAACTCCTCAATAGATAAAATTTTTGGAGCAAAAATTGTTTTGTTAAGATGATTTGAGATTTGATTCTTAAGAAATACTCCTGCTCTTTTACTTGGTAAAACAAATGTTAATTGCGAAAAATCAGCATTCTTTTTTTGTAGATCAACAATAACATCATTTAAAAAACTTACCATGTTATAAAAATAAAAAACGCTCCGAATTTCGGAGCGTTTTTTAAAATTTATTTACAATATTTAATAAAACTTATTTTTTAAGTTTTACTTCAACACGTCTGTTATTTGCTTTTCCAGCTCTAGTTTTGTTTGAATCGATTGGGTAATCTTCTCCAAAACCTGTAGAAGTTAATCTGTCAGCATTGATACCATTAGCAATTAAGTAATCTCTAACAGCACTTGCTCTTCTTTCAGATAATAACTGGTTAGATGATTTTGCACCATCACTATCAGTATGACCTTCAATTGAGAAGTTAGCTTTTGGATATTCTTTGAAGATAGCAGACATTGCTTGTAAAACTGCATCAGTTTCACTCTTGAAAGAAGACTTACCTGAGTTAAATAAGATTGTTCTAGCATAGCTATTTAATTCTTCCATTACTTCTGCAGTAGGAAGAACTTCTGGACAACCATTGTTTGCAACAGTTCCAACTTCGCTAGGACATTTATCATCTTTATCTAAAACACCATCACCATCAGTATCAGCCCAAGGACATCCTTTGTTTGCAGATGGACCAGCTTCGTTAGGACAATCATCAGCATTATCAGCTACACCATCGTTATCAGCATCTGGACAACCATTAAGAGCTGCAAGACCTGCTACAGTAGGGCAATCATCATTTTTATCAGCTACACCATCTCCATCAGAATCAGGGCAACCATTAAACTCAGCTAAACCAGCTTCGTTAGGACAATCATCTTTAGCATCTTCGATACCATCATTATCAGAATCTGGACAACCATTGAAAGCTTCTAAACCAGGAACATCTGGACAAGCATCATTTTTGTCGTAGATACCATCAGAATCAGTGTCTTTTCCACCAAATTTAACTGATATACCCATTGAATGTTGGAAATGATCTACTAAGTAATCTTCAAAAGAACTCTTATATGAAGTTTGTGCTGTTAAAGCTAAGTTATCACTAAACCAATAGTTGATACCTACTGTACCGTTGAAAGTACCAGCTCCAATTTCATTAACCCAAGTGTAACCACCACCAACACCTAAATAAGGGTCAACGCTGTTAGACTTAATAAGATTCATTAAACTGTAAGAAACTGTACCATCTAAAGCATAGTATGATAAATTGTTCACTTTTGAATCACCAAATTTTTCTATTTCGTTAATAGAACCTGTTGCAGAAAAACTAAAACCTTTATTTATATATCTAGAAACAGATACTGTAGATAAAGATGGAAGTATATTCCAGTGGTCTTGTAAGTTAAAAAATTCATCTAAGAATTCTCCTCTTGGAGCATCTTCTCCAACTGGATACATGTCAACTGCATTTACACCAATGCTAATTTTCCAAGGGTTGTTTTCATCTTGTGCACCAGCATTGAAGCTTAAAGCAAGCAACAAAACAAAAAATAATCTGCTAAGATTTTTCATATTCTAATAATTTTAATTTTAAGTGTTATAAGTGTTAATTCTAAGCAAAAGTAAGTTGTTAAATTTTATTAACAAAGACAAATATATAAAAATATTGATTAGTTGCATTAAATTTAGGGAGTTTGGACTCAATTTAAATAATATTTAGTTGTTTTCCTACTTTAACAAAAGCTTCAATTGCTTTGTCTAGATGTGCTTTTGTATGTGCAGCCGATAATTGAACACGAATTCTTGCTTTTTCTTTTGGCACTACAGGGAAGAAGAAACCAATGACGTAAATCCCTTCGTCTAATAATAGTTTCGCCATTGTTTGCGACAACTTTGCATCGTAAAGCATTACAGGAACTATAGCTGAATCACCATCAATAATATTAAAATTAGCGTCTTTAAGACCTTTTTTGAAATATGCTGTATTTTCTTCTAAGGTATCTCTTAGTGTTGTATCATTAGAAAGCATATCAAAAACCTTTATTGATGCGCCTACTATTGCTGGAGCTAAAGAATTTGAGAATAAATACGGTCTAGATCGTTGCCTTAATATTTCGATAATTTCTTTCTTGCCTGTCGTATATCCTCCCATGGCGCCACCAAGTGCTTTTCCTAAAGTTCCTGTAATAATATCTATGCGACCCATAACTCCTTTTTCTTCAAGTGTTCCTCGACCTGTTTCGCCAATAAAGCCAGTAGCATGACATTCGTCAATCATAATCATTGCGTCATATTTCTCTGCTAAATCAGAAATTTGATCTAAAGGAGCAACTAAGCCATCCATAGAAAAGACACCATCAGTTACTATAATTTTAAAACGTGCTCCATTTTCATTTGCTAAAATGAGTTGTTGCTCCAAATCGCTCATGTCATTATTTTTATATCGATATCTAGCAGCTTTACACAAACGAACGCCATCAATTATTGAAGCATGGTTTAATGAATCTGAAATTATTGCATCCTCTTTCCCTAGTAAAGGCTCAAAAACACCTCCATTTGCGTCAAAAGCTGCTGCATATAATATGGTGTCTTCGGTACCATAAAATTCAGCAATTTTAGCTTCTAATGTTTTGTGAATATCTTGAGTACCACAAATAAAACGAACAGATGACATTCCGAAGCCATGAGTATCCATAACATCTTTAGCAGCTTGAATTACATCTGGATGTGATGACAGTCCTAAATAATTGTTAGCACAAAAATTCAATACACTTTGACCAGTGTTTAAAGTAATCTCTGCACCTTGAGCAGAAGTGATAATACGTTCTTCTTTAAAAAGTCCGTCCTCTTTTAAATGTTGTAATTCAGATTGTAAATGTTCTTGAATTTTTCCGTACATGGTTCCTTTTTTTTATAAATTTAAAATTCTTTTATTGTTATTACATCATTAATATATATTAGAATTTTTTTAATGACTTTAAAATTCATGTCTTCTAATACCAATTGGTAATCGTAAAGTTGCTCTTGATGTATAGGATTTGTTAAACCTGTTTTATAATCGATTATTACAGCTTCGTTTTTAGCATTTATTACAACGCGATCTGGCCTTAGAAGATATCCTTCTTTAGTCATGATATCTTGTTCATTATATATCGTGTGTTCAGAGTTAAAATAAGGTTGTAACTGACTGTGATTTATAATATCATAAACAGTTACTTTTAATTCATCATATTGTAACGTATTTACTTTTCCTAAATTTTCAAAACCTTTTAATACATGTTCAACATCATCAATTGTTTTAATTTCAGACATAATATCATGAATTAGGTTTCCTTTTTCTATGGCTTTTTCTTGAAGTGTATTCCATAAGTATCCTGAACTTGTAACAATATTTAAGTTATGTTCTTCTTTAGCTGTTGAAATAAATTCATTTTGATAGATGGTATTATGTGTCTCTTTTTGTTTTTCTGAAGTTTTTATTGGATTCCCAAAGCTGTAAGTCAGCGTATTGTCGTTCCAATGATTAGTGGTTTTTAAATAATTAATAAATAATCCTGAATAATGCTTTAGTTTTTCGGTTTGAGTTTTCTTGTCAAGATCTAATTCTGAAATAATATATAAGTGTTCAATAGCTCTTGTTAAAACAACATAAAGCAAATTAATACTATCTAATTCAAGTTCAGATTGGTAGTCATTATATATGGTGTTACTTGTTTCATTATAATCTTTGAGATCTTTATTTTGATTTAAATACAAATGAGAAAAGCCATTAAAATTGTCTTTTTCAACTGGAATCCAAACTTTTGGGTTTAAATCAAAATAAATATTTTGATTCGCATAAGGAAAAATAACCACAGGAAACTCTAGTCCTTTTGACTTATGAATCGTCATAATTTGAACCGCATTTTCACCTTGAGGAGACACAATGCTTAAAGACTCTTTTTTTCGATCCCAAAATTCTAAAAAGCCAGAAAGACTTGTGTTGTATTTCTGAGAATAATCTAAAACTTCGTCTAAGAAAAACTGAATATAAGCATTTGAGGATGCGTTGAGATTAAATTGTCTTATGATACTTTCTATAGCCTCATAAATAGGCAATTGTAAAAACCGATTAAAATCAAATGTGTAACCAAAATCTTTGAGTGCTTTGAATAGGTTAAAAATATCATTATGAATTAATTGACTAAAAAAAGCATGCTTATCATCTAGTGATAATTTATATTCTGCCAAATAACTTAAGAGTTCAATCTTAATTTCATCGTTTTTAGGTTGTATTGCAAGAGTTAATAGGTGGACTATAAAATTAACTTCTGGAGAGTTTTTAAGCATCAATGTTTCGGAAGAAATTATTGAATAGTGTTTGCTACTTAAATATTCGGCAATAGCAATGCCTTCTTTTTTTCGCCTAACAATGATGCAAATATCTTTGAGTGCAAACCCATTTTGTTGCGCTTTTTCAATCCTATTTAAAACGGCATCGCATTGTAATTCGTTTTTATCTTCATCATCGATATTTAAAAAAGACAATTCTACATAACCTTCATTTTCAAATACTAATTCTTGATGTGCATTTTTATAAATATGCTGATGTTGTTCATTTGAAAACGCAAAACTTGAAATGTGACTAAAAAACGTATTATTGAATTCAACTATACGTTTATAACTCCTATAATTAGATGGAAGGTTCTCCACTGTTTTATCTATATGAAATGGATTGCCTTCAGAGTATAAATCAATAAACTGTTCAGCTCGTCCACCACGCCATCTATAAATGGCTTGTTTGGCATCACCTACAATCATTGCCGTTCCTGTTTCACCTTTTAAGTTTTGACCTGTAATGGCACTATCAACTAACGGAATTAAATTCTCCCATTGTAACTCTGAAGTGTCTTGAAATTCATCAATAAAATAATGTTTAAATTTCTCTCCAATTCGTTCATATATAAATGGCGTCGGTTGTTCGCGAATTTCATTATTAATAATAGCATTGAACTCAGAAATTAATAAGAGATTATCTTCTAATTTTAGTTCGTCTAATGTTTTTTTAATGGCGCCTAAAACTGACAAAGGTGTAATGTTATTTAATGCGTTTTTTAAAAATTTAATCTGAAAGACTGCGTTTTTAGTTTCATGAAATGCATCTATAAGTTGCTGACGAATACCTTCAATAGTCTCACCAACATCATCTGAAACTTTTTTTGGATAAATTGGAAAGCCCTCTAAAAGATCATTTTGCCATTTAGGAGCAAACGACACATTAAAATTTCCATCAGCGAGTTTAATAAAATGTTTAGGTAAGTAACTGCTAGAAAAATCTGCATGTTCTATTTGTGACTGACTTATTAATTCAAGAGTTTTTTTTGCCACCTCTACTACTTGGTCAGAATGAGTTCTGTATTGCTTTTGTAAATTGGTTTTAAGGGCATTAAAATCATTAAGAGTTTTGTCTTTAAGTTGATCGATGTACGGAATTTCATTTTCATTAATTAATAATTCAGCAATCGTATTAAAATCATAAGAAATGTCCCAACTTTTATCATCATCCGTTTTTTCTATGGCGAAATCAACTAATACTTTTGTGAGCTCCTTATCACTTCCTGCTTTTTCAATAAGTTTGTCAACGGCTTTGCCCAACATGTTTTTTGTATCGAGTTCAACTTCAAAGTCTACTGGAAGTTTTAAGTCATGAGCAAACGTGCGAATGAGTTTGTGATTAAACTTATCTATAGTTGAGATATCAAATGCTGCATAGTTATGAACCATGGTGTGCAAAAGCAGTTTAGATTTTTCGTGTAATCCTTTAGGCTCTAAATTTAAATCTTTTGCAATGGTTTCAAACATACTGTTTGAGCTACTTAAAATGGAGGCATCTGAAAATGTTTTTAATGTGTCGATAATACGCTCCTTCATTTCTCCAACAGCTTTGTTTGTAAATGTGAGCGCTAAAATGTTTCTAAAAGTCAAAAGACTATTTGAAGTAAAGAGAATCTTTAAATAATCTTGAACTAAGGTATAGGTTTTTCCACTTCCAGCGGAAGCGTTATAAATTGTAAAAGGAGTTTGCTTTTGCACGCTTAAAATTATAAAAACTATCAATGAGTTCATAGCTATTTATTATTTTTAATTGCGCTGTTTTATATGTAAATTTGGTATCATTAGATATTAACTTAAAAAACATAATATTATGGCTTTCGAATTACCGAAATTAAAATACGCATACGATGCTTTAGAACCACACATTGATGCTCGTACAATGGAAATACATCACTCAAAACATCATAATGGTTATACTACTAAACTTAATGCTGCAATTGCAGGTTCAGATTTAGAAGGTAAATCTATAGGAGAGATTTTAACAAATCTTGATATGAATAATGCTGGTGTTAGAAATAATGGAGGAGGTTTTTATAATCATTCGTTATTTTGGGACGTTATGAATCCAGATGACAAAGGCTATTTGTCTGGAGATTTAAAAGATGCTATCGAAGCAGAATTTGGATCTAAAGATGCTTTTGTTGAAGCATTTAGTAAGGCAGCAGCAACTCAGTTTGGATCAGGTTGGGCATGGTTATGTGTTCATAAAGGCGGAAAGGTTGAAGTGTGTTCAACACCAAATCAAGATAATCCATTAATGCCTGGTGTGAGTTGCGGAGGAACTCCAATTTTAGGTTTAGACGTTTGGGAACACGCGTACT is part of the Psychroserpens ponticola genome and encodes:
- a CDS encoding DUF5367 family protein, giving the protein MKIKRAILTGIVIWIIAVLLYAISFYVSILEDSITQANITLFIVVMPLVWYGCKHYYKKDKQTHGIKVGQTMLLTSVALDALITVPLFEIPNGGNHYSFFTTPSFWIIAFEFVLVATLYWYSNVYIKANNK
- a CDS encoding helix-turn-helix domain-containing protein, which encodes MTRDIIDINDFTILVEEAKVNQLTIDSCFFDEPIIAVAFYGSGNVDLTVQFGNKKKAFNYTKGLALSFYADENVEFIHSVSSTKPLECIVIATSTATIDQLPNHEGELFGEMLNQLMNPSDHYVEGPSFIMTPEMQSIIDSLFNIKYEGKTKMMFFRSQITTLLSHFFGELASLKTEKIKSPEREKLNLARDILLKNIDNPPSLSEISRQIGLNTFKLKKNFKELFGVPVFKYLQNERLTLAHKMIRNQESTVQEAAWHVGYESLSSFSNAFEKKFGYRPSQIK
- a CDS encoding alpha/beta hydrolase family protein; protein product: MITVIKNQIRCRVNNKSIVWDAFFKSDREKKPLVIFCHGYKGFKDWGSWNMVAEAFSNQNLFFIKFNFSHNGGTIEDPIDFPDLEAFAENNYTKELTDLEDVLNFILSENFQFKNEIDITNITLIGHSRGGGISIIKASEDKRITKLITWASVSDYESRFGSNDEKNEWYKNGVKYVLNGRTKQQMPHNYQFFEDYEANQKRLNIQNATRKLNIPFLIIHAVEDPSVKYMEAENLHSWNSNSKLFKIENSNHVFDASHPWEKDKLPETLNLVVEKSIHFIKNTCS
- a CDS encoding PD-(D/E)XK nuclease family protein, which codes for MVSFLNDVIVDLQKKNADFSQLTFVLPSKRAGVFLKNQISNHLNKTIFAPKILSIEEFIETLSDLKYANNTELLFEFYKVYLSHTPKDQIEPFDTFSKWAQMLLQDFNEIDRYLVSPNHIFDYLNAIKEIEHQHWSLEENQTPYVKNYLSFWNRLKLFYTEFSNQLIKNKKGYQGLVYKEAIENLEQFIDTQDNETYVFIGFNALNKAEEIIIQELLQQNIASIYWDIDASFVKDQIHDAGLFIRAHKSQWHYFNNEDFNWLSNYYNSEKKINCIGAPKNIGQIKYVGELLSDLKQQNATLENTAIVLGDESLLIPLLNSIPKNIGPINITMGLPLSSIPMASLFESLFRLHKSSTTKFYHKDVITILSNQFIKPLFNTENDNISDYINSEIQQNNISYLTIDHLKTLAGTKSEIIKLLFETWQNNSKIALEQCAKLILELKNVLDQNKQNNLLALEYLYRFNVVFNELNTLNNTYSYINNISVLFGLYKEILKNETLDFKGEPLKGLQIMGMLESRVLDFETVILTSVNEGILPAGKSNSSFIPFDVKLENSMPTYKEKDAVYTYHFYRLLQRAKDIHIIYNTEPDVLNGGEKSRFITQLEIDKTHNIKHNLVSPKVPITECNLIEISKSSEIIDELKRYSKSGFSPSALTNYIRNPLAFYYEKILGIKQYEDVEESVALNTLGTIIHNTLEDFYKPIEGQILTLEIISEMVSKIDDTVSHHFKTEYKQGDITKGKNLIIYKIAKHYILNFLKLESKDIKEGNTIKILAIETKNEVPIDIDGLEFPIILTGKVDRVDIYNGITRIIDYKSGRVEQNKVEIVNWEDISSDYDKYSKSFQILMYAYMMYKQKKIVLPVEAGIISFKKLSSGFIKFGKKASKGTRTKDNIITEETLIAFEIELKKLISEICDPNINFIEKDV
- a CDS encoding OmpA family protein — translated: MKNLSRLFFVLLLALSFNAGAQDENNPWKISIGVNAVDMYPVGEDAPRGEFLDEFFNLQDHWNILPSLSTVSVSRYINKGFSFSATGSINEIEKFGDSKVNNLSYYALDGTVSYSLMNLIKSNSVDPYLGVGGGYTWVNEIGAGTFNGTVGINYWFSDNLALTAQTSYKSSFEDYLVDHFQHSMGISVKFGGKDTDSDGIYDKNDACPDVPGLEAFNGCPDSDNDGIEDAKDDCPNEAGLAEFNGCPDSDGDGVADKNDDCPTVAGLAALNGCPDADNDGVADNADDCPNEAGPSANKGCPWADTDGDGVLDKDDKCPSEVGTVANNGCPEVLPTAEVMEELNSYARTILFNSGKSSFKSETDAVLQAMSAIFKEYPKANFSIEGHTDSDGAKSSNQLLSERRASAVRDYLIANGINADRLTSTGFGEDYPIDSNKTRAGKANNRRVEVKLKK
- the kbl gene encoding glycine C-acetyltransferase, whose product is MYGKIQEHLQSELQHLKEDGLFKEERIITSAQGAEITLNTGQSVLNFCANNYLGLSSHPDVIQAAKDVMDTHGFGMSSVRFICGTQDIHKTLEAKIAEFYGTEDTILYAAAFDANGGVFEPLLGKEDAIISDSLNHASIIDGVRLCKAARYRYKNNDMSDLEQQLILANENGARFKIIVTDGVFSMDGLVAPLDQISDLAEKYDAMIMIDECHATGFIGETGRGTLEEKGVMGRIDIITGTLGKALGGAMGGYTTGKKEIIEILRQRSRPYLFSNSLAPAIVGASIKVFDMLSNDTTLRDTLEENTAYFKKGLKDANFNIIDGDSAIVPVMLYDAKLSQTMAKLLLDEGIYVIGFFFPVVPKEKARIRVQLSAAHTKAHLDKAIEAFVKVGKQLNII
- a CDS encoding UvrD-helicase domain-containing protein; this translates as MQKQTPFTIYNASAGSGKTYTLVQDYLKILFTSNSLLTFRNILALTFTNKAVGEMKERIIDTLKTFSDASILSSSNSMFETIAKDLNLEPKGLHEKSKLLLHTMVHNYAAFDISTIDKFNHKLIRTFAHDLKLPVDFEVELDTKNMLGKAVDKLIEKAGSDKELTKVLVDFAIEKTDDDKSWDISYDFNTIAELLINENEIPYIDQLKDKTLNDFNALKTNLQKQYRTHSDQVVEVAKKTLELISQSQIEHADFSSSYLPKHFIKLADGNFNVSFAPKWQNDLLEGFPIYPKKVSDDVGETIEGIRQQLIDAFHETKNAVFQIKFLKNALNNITPLSVLGAIKKTLDELKLEDNLLLISEFNAIINNEIREQPTPFIYERIGEKFKHYFIDEFQDTSELQWENLIPLVDSAITGQNLKGETGTAMIVGDAKQAIYRWRGGRAEQFIDLYSEGNPFHIDKTVENLPSNYRSYKRIVEFNNTFFSHISSFAFSNEQHQHIYKNAHQELVFENEGYVELSFLNIDDEDKNELQCDAVLNRIEKAQQNGFALKDICIIVRRKKEGIAIAEYLSSKHYSIISSETLMLKNSPEVNFIVHLLTLAIQPKNDEIKIELLSYLAEYKLSLDDKHAFFSQLIHNDIFNLFKALKDFGYTFDFNRFLQLPIYEAIESIIRQFNLNASSNAYIQFFLDEVLDYSQKYNTSLSGFLEFWDRKKESLSIVSPQGENAVQIMTIHKSKGLEFPVVIFPYANQNIYFDLNPKVWIPVEKDNFNGFSHLYLNQNKDLKDYNETSNTIYNDYQSELELDSINLLYVVLTRAIEHLYIISELDLDKKTQTEKLKHYSGLFINYLKTTNHWNDNTLTYSFGNPIKTSEKQKETHNTIYQNEFISTAKEEHNLNIVTSSGYLWNTLQEKAIEKGNLIHDIMSEIKTIDDVEHVLKGFENLGKVNTLQYDELKVTVYDIINHSQLQPYFNSEHTIYNEQDIMTKEGYLLRPDRVVINAKNEAVIIDYKTGLTNPIHQEQLYDYQLVLEDMNFKVIKKILIYINDVITIKEF
- a CDS encoding superoxide dismutase, which gives rise to MAFELPKLKYAYDALEPHIDARTMEIHHSKHHNGYTTKLNAAIAGSDLEGKSIGEILTNLDMNNAGVRNNGGGFYNHSLFWDVMNPDDKGYLSGDLKDAIEAEFGSKDAFVEAFSKAAATQFGSGWAWLCVHKGGKVEVCSTPNQDNPLMPGVSCGGTPILGLDVWEHAYYLNYQNRRPDYIDAFFKVVNWNEVERRYAEAK